The Camelina sativa cultivar DH55 chromosome 16, Cs, whole genome shotgun sequence sequence ACTTGGCTAAAGTTGTGGCGGAATTAAAGGATTCAGAAGAGTGCCCATTTCTTGGCGTTTTATTGCATGAGATCCgacattttcaaaaatctttttcCCCCAGGTGAAAGGATACTCACACTCCACGTGAACTGAATTTATGTGATCATTCTCTTTCTAAGTTTGCTGTTTTCCTGCTGTTTTCCCTATAGGAAAACGAGCTATTTCCCCCCAAGAACTATCATATTTCGCTGGATGGAGTCCGAACTTGAGCCACAATCTATATAGCCATGTCAACTATGACCAATCTCTATGTCCCCCCAAATTAAAAGTTCTACACCTATATCCCCCTGGAAATGAATTGCTTCGGTTTATCCGGTGAACCGCAGACCAAACAAtataaactcaaaattaaaccaattatgACCCGATCCCTACATAGTCACGACCCGATTCCTTACCCACAAATTCCCAATTTTCAAATATCACGAACCCTACAATCAACTtgacattgttcttcttctttcttattttctggGTTCCCATTATCGAATTCGAGCTCCAGAATGAGCAATTTATCAACAAAGTCGACCGGATTTTCCAGTTCTCGTGCGAGAGGAAGAGTTTTCGGTGTGCCAAAGAGATGTTGGTGCGGGGAAGCTGTTGTGGCATTGATCTCGAAATCTGATCCGAATCCTTACCGGAGATACTACCGTTGTAGTTTTGCTGCAACAAATAAggtaaaagttttttatttattcttgttTCATGATTTTGGTTGGTTCTAATTAATGGGAAATTGGTAGCTTCGGAACGATGAACACACGTTCAAGTGGGTCGATGAAGCTTTGCTGAATGAGGTAGATGCAGTGATCTCAAGGAATGCTGGACTTGAGCAACAGCTGAAAGAGCTTAGGACAGAGAGGTTGGAGTTTGATACTATGGTttatgagaagatggagaaagaggTCTTGGAGAAGGTTGAAGATGGTTTAGGTGAAGCCAAATCATGGAATAAAAAGATGATGAGTGTTATATTGTTAGTCTGTATGGTCATGATTGGACTAAGCAAAGTAGTTGGTTGAAGATGGTGTATGGTCATGGTTGTAACCTTTTGTGTTAAGACATTTGTATTACAAACCTTTTGTGGTAAAC is a genomic window containing:
- the LOC104754098 gene encoding uncharacterized protein At4g04775-like — its product is MSNLSTKSTGFSSSRARGRVFGVPKRCWCGEAVVALISKSDPNPYRRYYRCSFAATNKLRNDEHTFKWVDEALLNEVDAVISRNAGLEQQLKELRTERLEFDTMVYEKMEKEVLEKVEDGLGEAKSWNKKMMSVILLVCMVMIGLSKVVG